From the Vibrio tubiashii ATCC 19109 genome, the window ACTGATAATCAGCAGCGTCACTGTTAAGTTCATTTTTAATTCTGATGATGTCTTCTATGTCGTGATAGACATCATTAGGTAGAACACCTAAGCCAAACAGTAACTTCAAACGGACAGATAAATCGCCTAATGGACCGGAGTCATGGAGCAACGGACCAACAACCGACTGCACCGCAAAGTTATCTTTCTGAAAGATTCTTTGCATCAGTGCATCAATTGAGTCATTAAATACGTCAACGGCAGCAATAAAAAAGCCGCGTACCGATGGGGCGCTATTTAATCGCTCTATAATGTCGGTTTCATTAATTTTGTCTGCCATATACTGAACTAAAACTTTTTGTTGATAGAGGAGGAGAGTTCTCCTCCCCGTATTTGTTGTTATAGTGCTGCGAAAAAGGATTCGATTTGCGCGACTTCTTCGCTGTTTTCATCCAAACCTGTGTACCTTGCTAGCGTGTGGCGAATGCCATGTTCTTGCAAAGAGGTTTGTAGCTCAATTGCTTGTGGGTCATCCTCACTCTTATACTTGAGAGCTGCGGCGATACCCTTTAAAAGCGTTTGATTTTCAGTGCCATACTCAATTGTACCTAGTAATGGCTTCACTAATCTATCATTTGCGCCTAATTTGCGAATTGGTTGGCGGCCAACGCGGTCGACTTCATCAACCAAATATGGATTAGCGAATCGACTTAGAATTTTTTCGATATAAGCGTTGTGTAATTCGCGATCAAAGCCATAGCGACGAATCAGGACTTCACCACTTTCGAACATTGCTTGTTTTACATCCGCTCTAATGTCTGGGTCTTCAATAGCCTGACGAATGGTTTGGTGACCATTCAAGCAACCTAAATAAGCCGTGATGCAGTGACCAGTATTGAGAGTAAACAACTTACGCTCAACGAAGGCCATTAGGTTATCGGTTTTCTCCATTCCAGAAATGTCGGGAATTTCACCTTTAAACTGCTGCTCGTCAACAATCCACTCGCTAAAGCTTTCAACAGTGACTTCAAGTGGATCATCGTTGGCGGCTTCTGCGGGTGGCACAATACGGTCAACGGCTGAGTCGACAAAGCCAACCAAGTCATCAGCTTTACCATGCAGTGTGTTATCTAGGTGTTTATAGACTTCGCCTTTGAGGTGAGTGGTGCCACGAACCATGTTTTCGCAGGCGATAATATTGAGCGGTGATTCATTACCAGATTCAAAGCGCTTTGTGATACCTGTTGCGATCGTTTTCGCAATGATATCCAACACATTTGGACCAACGGCGGTGGTGACCAAATCGGTTTTCGCTATACGTTCAATCACATCTTCACTTGCTGAGTTGACCGCAGTCACGTGAGTAACGGTCTCGATTTGGCACTCAGTGCCCACAACTTTAACCTTGTACTCTTGTTTGTGACTGAGTTGATCGACAAGCGGAGTATCCACATCGGCGAACGTGACTTCAACATCCGCGTCAGCAAGTAGCTTTCCAATAAAACCGCGACCGATATTGCCTGCACCAAAATGAACTGCATTTTTCATAATTTACCTACCAAATAAAAGAATAAAAACTAACGACTCTAGGGGGAGGCCAACTGCATAGGGGGTGACAGTCGACCTCGTTTGCTCTCAGGAACAAAGGTTTTGAGTGAAGGATTAAGCGGCTTGTGGATTCCCTAAAATATTGAGAATCTTGGCCACATCTTGAGTGCTGGTTAGCGTTTCAATCGCTTCAGGCTCATCGAGTGCATTAGTGATGGTAGTGATCACTTGAATGTGTTCATCATTTTTAGCGGCAATACCAATAACCAGTTTGGCGACATCACCTTGGTCATCAGTAAATTGAATACCTGCTGGATATTGGCAGATGACAATACCGGTTTTCTTTACTTTGTCTTTTGCTTCAATGGTACCGTGAGGGACAGCAATAGACTCGCCTAAATAAGTTGGGACCAATTTCTCGCGCTCAAACATGGCATCAACGTATTCTGGTTCTACGTAGCCCATTTCAACCAGTTTGTTACCTGCAAAACGAATCGCGTCTTCTTTGTTGCTAGCGGTTAATCCTAGATGGATGTTTTCTGGTGCGATTTGGAAAACAGAAGGCTGCTGCGGCTCATAGCTGTCATCATTGGCTGCGAGTACAGAGACTTTGGCGTTGTGCTCATCATTTGCGGCTGCCCCTTTCTGAGCAGCAAGAAGCTTAGTGACGAGTTGGTTGTACATTTCACTGTTTAAGAAGTTAGTCAGAGAAATATGGTGGGCATTCGGAGCATGCTTGCGAGCACGATCCGTTAGATCTTTGTGGGTAATCACGATATCAGCGCTCTCAGTTAGGCTATTAATGGCTAGATTGTTTACACCAATGTTTAGACCTGCATCTTGGACTTTTTTACGCAGCATGCTCGCGCCCATCGCGCTAGAGCCCATACCAGCGTCACAAGCGACAATAATGCTGGTTACGTTTGCAAGATCGATGTTGCCTTTGTTTTGAGCGTTGACTGTTGATTCTGATTTTGCGCCAGACTTCATTTCTTTCATTTGCGAAGTGGCTTTTTCTAATGCCGCTTTGTCGCCATCTTCTTCCGTTGATGTTTGAGTTTTCATCAGCAAGGCAGCAACTGTAAATGAAACACCAGTAGCGGCTGCAATAGAAGCTAATACACCAACGATAGAGCCTTTCTGCGTCATCAATAGAATGGCAAAAATAGAACCTGGAGAAGCTGGAGAGACGATACCCGCATTAAACATGACGAGTACGAATACGCCTGTCATACCGCCAGCAATTGCAGCTAGGATAAGACGCGGGTTCATTAGGATATACGGGAAGTAAATCTCGTGGATACCGCCAAAGAAGTGAATGATTGAAGCTCCACCTGCAGTTTGACGAGCAGTACCTTTACCGAAAACCATGTAAGCCAACAGAATACCTAAACCAGGACCTGGGTTTGCTTCGATTAGGAAAAAGATCGACTGACCGGCTTCAGAAGCTTGCTGAATACCTAGTGGTGAGAATATTCCGTGGTTGATCGCATTGTTGAGGAACAGAATCTTCGCTGGCTCAACAAAAATAGAGGTCAAAGGTAGAAGGTGTGCTGAGACTAGGAAGTTAACGCCAGCCGCTAGGCCACCAGAAAGAATTTTGACAAAAGGTCCAATGAACATGAATGCCAAAATAGCGCATAGCATACCGATGATGCCAGCAGAGAAGTTGTTGACCAACATTTCAAAGCCGCTTTTCACTTTGCCATCAATGTAGTTGTCGAATTTCTTAATTGCCCAACCACCCAGAGGGCCGACCATCATCGCGCCCATAAACATTGGTATATCAGTACCAACGATGACGCCCATGGTCGTGATGGCACCAACAACCGCACCACGATCGCCACCAACAAGTTTACCACCGGTATAACCGATAAGGAGCGGTAGTAAGTAAGTGATCATTGGGCCAACCATAGCTGCTAGCGTTTCATTAGGTAGCCAGCCAGTTGGAATAAAGAGTGCCGTGATAAAGCCCCATGCGATAAACGCACCGATATTCGGCATTACCATGTTAGACAGAAAACGACCAAAATTTTGTATCTTGATCTTAGCATCTGGTGATATCATAAGAGTTCCCCGTTCGATGTTCTGATGAATATTGTAGTAGTACGGTTCGCCAAAACCGCTTGATTGCTTAGTACCCAATCAATTTACCACACAAATTCAGTTTGGAACTGACAACGGGTTTTTTGTGATTAGTCGCAAATAAAACACTTCTACCTAATAGTATTTAAGCGATCTAGTTCAAGTATTTCGTGTGTAACTTTTTTACAAATTAGAACTTACTCTTTTGTCAATAAATATTAGTCGATCAATATCTTGTTTTTGATTTTTTAATATCTCAATGCTTGGTGATCTAGATCACCTTGTGTCTTCTTTGATTATTCGAATTAACTATTAATGTGATCTTTGTTTGATTTTGTTGTGGGGTGGTTAGGCGTGTGATTGTGATCGTTATCACATCGGGCTTCTTTCTGTAACTAAGTAACACATCAAACCCTCCGTCTAGCCAAGTAAGCTTGTCGTTATTTAAGGCAGATTACGTGGCAGAGTCTCCTCTGCCACTAAGTTGAGTTAGTTGGTATCTAGGTAAGCTTTAGAAGAGATGTCAGTCCATGCACGTACTTTAGTTAAGTACTGTCTTTGTGACTCAATAATTTCTTTCGCTAATGCGTCGCTGCTAGCCTGCTGTTCAAGCAATTCGGTGGTTGCTGTTTGCATCGCTTTTAACACTTCTGGTGGGAAGTCCCTTACTTTTATATCTGGGTACTCAGCACTCATTGTCGCCCAACTATTTGCATTTGCATCGACTGCCTGAGTGTACATATCAAATGCCGCCACTCGGAATGCTGTTTCCAATATTGTTTGTAGATCTTTAGGTAGTGAATCCCATTTCTTTTTATTCACTAAGAACTGAGTTTCCGAACCCGGTTCATGCCACGCCGTGTAGTAATAAGGCGCAATTTTCTGAAAGCCCATTCTAAGATCAAATGCAGGGCCAACCCATTCTAGTGCGTCAATGGTTCCCCGCTCTAATGAGGTATACAGTTCACCCGGAGCGATGTTGGTCGGTTTTGCACCTACTTTTGCCATCACTTCACCAGCAAAGCCAGGAATGCGAATTTTAAGTCCTTTTAGATCTTCTACTGAGTTGATCTCCTTTTTAAACCAGCCGCCCATCTGAATGTCAGAGTTACCGCCGGGGAAAGAAAGAAGGTTGTGTGGTGCATAGACTTTTTCCATTAACTCCATACCGCCACCGCGATAAAACCAAGCATATTGCTCAGTAGAGATCATGCCAAATGGCATGGAGGAGAAGTATAACGTGTTAGGTACTTTGCCTTTCCAATAGTAGGAGCTTGAGTGGCCCAGGTCGTATTGACCAGACTTGACCATATCGAATATCCCTAATGGGGCTTTATGTTTATTGGCGGAATCAATACGAATTTTTAGGCGACCGTTTGACATCTCTTCGGCAAGCTTGGCCATGTTCTTGGTAGCATCACCTAAGATGGGGGTATTCGGTCCCCAAGTTTCGGCAAGTTTTAAACGATAGACTTTCTCTGCTGCAAGTGCAGAGAATGAACTAAGAGCAAGTGATAATGTTAGCGTTCCTGCTAATAGTGAGCGCAGTTTCAGCTTGGATGGCAACATAACTAAGCGACTTCCTTATTGTTGTGTTTTGTTATCTTACCTAGCTTTTATCTTGTTGTTTTTTTCGTCAATCTCATTTTTAACTGATCCTGAAAGTAATCTTGGTTTTAATCTCTATAACTGTGTTCTTATCCAGTTCAATTCCCTAGGTGTAAAGGTTGCTTCTATTGCAATCGAGCGATTAGTGAGGTGTTGTAAGCAGATAATCTGGATAACAAAAGTGCTGCCTTGGTCACGCAGCACTTAGGGGGAGGGAGGTGATGATTTTCTAGAGCTCAATATGATGGGATTTTAAGTAAGCCTCAGCTTGGTTAGCACCCATATATCTCGCTAAGGTTTTGAGTGGAACATCTCTAAGATCAACCATGATCAAGCCATCAAGTGCGTTATTAAAGGCTGGATCAACGTTAAAGGATACTAGCTTTCCATTTAGTCCAAGGTATTGCCTCAATAAAACAGGCACGCCTTTGCCATCATCGATTCTGGCAATGACTCGTGACAAGAGCTGCAGATCGGCAAGGGCTGTGAGCATGCTTGTATTCCAGCTCGGAGCGCTAGTTGATAATGGGTTAGAAGGGGTGACGTACTCGGCTTTTTCGGAGTCATAGTGATGAAGGGTCATGGTCTCTGCGAGTAATTGTCTTGTTTGCTCACTGTAATCGTTGCTGATACTGACCGGACCAAACAGGTGGGTATACTCTGGGTTCCTATCTACATAGGCGGCAATACCTTTCCAAAGCAGCAATAGTGGCGCCATACTCTTCTGATACTTTTCATCGATTACAGAGCGCCCCATTTCTATTGATTGACTCATGGTATCGATAAAAGGCTGTTCAAAGTTAAACAAGGTTCTTGAGTAAAGCCCCTTAATTCCATGCTTACTGATGAGTTGATCTACCAGTCCTAGTCGATAAGCGCCGACGAGGCATCGATGCTCTCTATCCCAAATAAAGAGATGTAAGTAATCACGATCAAACTCGTCGAGATCAAGATCCAGACCTGTTCCTTCCCCAACTTGGCGAAAGTTATATTCTCTCAGGCGTCCAATCTCATGCAGTATCGAAGGGATATGCTCGGCGGTCGTACAGTAGACGTCAAACTCTGCGCTCGAAAGCAACAAATGATCTTTGGGCATGGTGCTGAGATCCGCTTCGAGATCATCAATGGGTAGTTGAGTGGCAATAGGTAAAAATGAGTTAGCGGATGAGCTCTGTTTTTGCTGCGTCAGTGTCTTGCTTTGTAATAAGTAGGTATTTAAGCGCAGGTAATTGACGATTTGGTTATCTGTGAGTCCATTGACTTCTTTGTATTTGATCGCTGAACCGATAGAGATCTGAATCTTCTGATGCGTTTTATTGAGTAACTCTCGGCCAAGCATCAAGGTGCGCAATAGAGGGTGTACTTTCCCCGCTAGATAAAAGCGTTGAGAGTTTTGACCATCGATAAACACCGGAATGGTGGTTGCTCGTGATTTACGAATCAAACTACTGACTGAACGACTCCACTCCTTGTCTTCAAGGCGCTGCGCTTTTCTATCGACTAACTGTGATACCTCTCCAGCAGGAAATAGCAGCAATAAACCACCTTGTTCTAAATGCTGGTGGGCTTTACGAAGTGCTTTTAGATTGGCCTTGTGAGCATTTTGTCCTTCGAATACATCCACACCAATAAAGAGCTCATCAAGTTCAGGAACCGTTTTTAGGTATTGATTAGCAAGGATCTGAACGTCACTTCTTATTTGCAGTAACAACTCGGCGAGAATCACGCCTTCGACGCAACCTAGCGGATGGTTGGCGACAATCACAGTAGAACCCGATTGCGGAATATGGCTTAGCGAACCTTTACACACCTGATAGTCAATACCCAGCACTTCAAGAGTGAAGCGAAGAAAGGCTTGAGTATCACAGCCAGCAGGGCGCTGGGCATAAAATTTATCGAGCTTATTGAGACCAGTTGCCCATTCAGTAAAGCTCTCTCCTAGGCGAAATGGGGTCTTTTTCGGTAAACGAAACGGACTAGAAACTTCCATAGCATCCTCAAAATGGTAGTGGGTCGAAATGAGGATAGGTATGGGATGTTGCAAGAAGGCTTCAGCGAGATGAGAGTTAGATGATCACCTTATGACGTTTTGATGACCAAAGGCTAATTTGGGAAGGAGATGAGCAAAGGATGCAATAATGATTTATTTAAGCATTCTAAAAAATATATTGCTCACAAAATGTACTAAGGTCATGTTAAAGATCAACCTTTAGTGCTAGGTTTGAATAGCGGGTGAGGTTATTAAAGCTTTGGAGCGCAAAGACTCTATGTATAGTAACCAGTCAATTTACCTTCGATTTGCTGAGCTGGAACTCTCTCTAATAAAGAGAGAAACGGGAACCTAGAGGTTCCCGTTGTTGTATATGCTGCTTAATTACTGTCGCAAAAATTAGCTCGTGCGATGAACCGCCATGTGAGCAAGCGTGACGAGTGCTTGTTTATATTCAGACTCTTCCAATACCTTTAGCTCAGCAATGGCTTTATCTGCCTCTTGGTAAGCTTTTTGGCGTGTGTACTCTAAAGAACCGGTTTGTTCCATTGCTTCGAGAATATCGTTCAAGCGTTCCATGCCATTGGATTTTTCAATTGCTTCACGAATCATCTCCGTTTGTTCTGCACTACCGTTACGCATCGCATAAAGAAGAGGTAAGGTCGGTTTACCCTCAGCAAGGTCATCCCCAACATTCTTGCCCATCTCTTTGCCATCAGAAGTGTAATCCATCACGTCATCAATCAGCTGGAATGCGGTTCCTAGGTATTTGCCGTAATTCTGTAAGGCAAGCTCTACCTCTTCAGGTGCTTCATTTAGGATGGCACCTATCTGGGTTGCCGCTTCAAACAAGCGAGCTGTCTTAGAGTAGATCACTTGCATGTAGCTTTCTTCGCTGGTGTCAGGGTCATTGCAGTTCATCAGTTGTTGAACTTCACCTTCCGCAATGACATTTACTGCGTCACTCATTAGCTTAAGGATCTTTAATGATCCTAGCTCCGTCATCATTTGGAATGAGCGCGTGTATATAAAGTCGCCCACCAAAACGCTCGCGGCATTACCAAAGGCAGCATTAGCTGTGGCTTTACCACGTCGCATGTCTGATTCATCGACGACATCATCATGTAGTAGAGTCGCGGTATGAATAAACTCAATAAAAGCGGCTGCGGTAGTATGAGCCTCTCCTTTATAGCCAAGCGCTTTAGCTGACAGTACAGCTAAAAGAGGACGTATACGCTTGCCACCACCGCTAACGATGTAGAAACCCAGTTGATTGATTAAAGAGACATCAGAGTTGAGTTGTGCGTGAATTGTTTCATTCACTTTTGCCATGTCATCGGCGGTGAGTGCTTGGATAGCTTTAAAATCCATTGTAATTCCGGCTGAAGTTAGAACTAGTAAGGTATTCTTATCTATTTTAATTGCTGAATAATACACTAAAAAACGTTGATTAATACATGGTTAAAGGGCATCATCTGGGCACTTTTCATTGGCGATTAGCTTTTCGCCAATTTTTTCAAAATATGGCTTGTCATAGGTGCGACCTTTCTGTAGAATCTGCGCCCTATTGATGATTAGTTTAGCGCACACCCTTGATGCTCAAATAGCATACGGCTGTGCGGAAAAAGCGGAGTAAGATATGTACGCTGTTTTCCAATCTGGTGGTAAACAACACCGTGTAAGCGAAGGTCAAACTCTTCGTTTAGAGAAATTAGACGTTGAAACTGGTGCAACTGTTGAATTTGATAAAGTTCTTCTTGTTGCTAACGGTGAAGACATTAAAGTGGGTGCTCCTCTAGTAGAGGGCGGTAAAGTAGTTGCTGAAGTTGTACAACACGGTCGTGGCGATAAAGTTAAAATCGTTAAGTTCCGTCGTCGTAAGCACTCTCGTAAGCAACAAGGTCACCGTCAGTGGTTCACGGAAGTGAAAATCACTGGTATCAACGCTTAATCGATTAGGAGAGTTTAACAATGGCACACAAAAAAGCTGGTGGTTCTACTCGTAACGGCCGCGATTCAGAAAGCAAACGTCTAGGTGTTAAGCGTTTCGGTGGTGAGTCTGTTCTTGCAGGTAACATCATCGTTCGTCAACGTGGTACTAAGTTCCACGCTGGTACTAACGTTGGTATCGGTAAAGACCACACTCTATTCGCTCTTACTGAAGGTAAAGTGAAGTTCGAAGTGAAAGGTCCTAAAAACCGTAAATTCGTTAGCATCGAAGCTGAGTAATTTAAACCTAGTTTAAATCACTTATTAGCTTTCAAGCTGAATTCAAAAGCCCTGCCGATTCGGCGGGGTTTTTTATTTATGGTAGCTCAAGAGATAGCTTTGAAACGTGGAATCTATACTAAGGCACTTTGAAAAAAGTCCCTCAATATGTATTCCTAGTTAGCAGAACGATCGAAGATCAAGGTGATCGATCTGAAAATGGAATCTGCTAGAATTTATATCATTCACTTCTCCCTAAGAGATTGGGTGTTTTGAGATGATATTTGCAACGCAGCTACGATAAGTAGCACAAGGGCGGAGTAAGAGATGAAATTCGTTGATGAAGCGGTAGTAAAAGTTCAAGCCGGTGATGGCGGTAACGGTGTAGTGAGTTTCTGGCGTGAGAAATTCGTTGCGAAAGGTGGCCCTGATGGTGGCGACGGTGGTGACGGTGGTGATGTATACATCCAAGCTGATGAAAACCTTAACACGCTAATTGATTATCGCTTCCAGCGCTTCTATGAAGCTGAGCGTGGTGAAAATGGTCGTGGTGGTAACTGTACAGGTAAGCGCGGTAAAGACAAAGTGCTTCGCGTGCCTGTTGGTACTCGTGCTGTTGACATTCACACCAATGAAATCGTTGCTGAAGTTGCTGAACATGGCAAAAAAGTCATGGTGGCAAAAGGCGGTTGGCACGGTTTGGGTAACACCCGTTTTAAATCATCAGTAAACCGAGCACCACGTCAAAAGACGTTAGGTACTAAAGGTGAAATTCGCGAAGTTCGTTTAGAGCTGTTGCTACTTGCTGATGTGGGTATGCTTGGATTGCCGAATGCAGGTAAGTCGACATTCATTCGCTCAGTATCTGCAGCGAAGCCAAAAGTGGCAGACTACCCATTTACGACTCTTATCCCGAGTCTAGGCGTAGTGAGTGTTGTTCCAGAGAAGAGCTTTGTTGTTGCGGATATTCCAGGCTTGATTGAAGGTGCTGCTGATGGTGCTGGCCTTGGTATCCGTTTCTTGAAGCACTTGGAGCGTTGTCGCGTTCTGCTGCATATGATCGATATTATGCCGATTGATCAAAGCGATCCTGTGCAAAATGCCCTAACCATCATTGACGAGCTAGAGCAATACAGCGAGAAGCTAGCGGACAAACCGCGTTGGCTGATCTTCAACAAGGTTGATCTGATGCCTGAAGAAGAAGCGAACGAAGTGATCCAAAACATTATCGATGCTTTAGGCTGGGAAGAGGATTACTACAAGATCTCTGCCGTGAATAAACAGGGCACCAAAGAGCTTTGTTATAAACTGGCTGACTTTATGGAAAATCTACCGCGCGAAGAG encodes:
- a CDS encoding MltR family transcriptional regulator yields the protein MADKINETDIIERLNSAPSVRGFFIAAVDVFNDSIDALMQRIFQKDNFAVQSVVGPLLHDSGPLGDLSVRLKLLFGLGVLPNDVYHDIEDIIRIKNELNSDAADYQFTDPNVLQPIKKLNLVKKMGMVQLEVAEPDDDIDLDFYQLQLQRQQQIIKSGLSLAIVEICNELDKESPF
- a CDS encoding mannitol-1-phosphate 5-dehydrogenase, translated to MKNAVHFGAGNIGRGFIGKLLADADVEVTFADVDTPLVDQLSHKQEYKVKVVGTECQIETVTHVTAVNSASEDVIERIAKTDLVTTAVGPNVLDIIAKTIATGITKRFESGNESPLNIIACENMVRGTTHLKGEVYKHLDNTLHGKADDLVGFVDSAVDRIVPPAEAANDDPLEVTVESFSEWIVDEQQFKGEIPDISGMEKTDNLMAFVERKLFTLNTGHCITAYLGCLNGHQTIRQAIEDPDIRADVKQAMFESGEVLIRRYGFDRELHNAYIEKILSRFANPYLVDEVDRVGRQPIRKLGANDRLVKPLLGTIEYGTENQTLLKGIAAALKYKSEDDPQAIELQTSLQEHGIRHTLARYTGLDENSEEVAQIESFFAAL
- a CDS encoding PTS mannitol transporter subunit IICBA, with the protein product MISPDAKIKIQNFGRFLSNMVMPNIGAFIAWGFITALFIPTGWLPNETLAAMVGPMITYLLPLLIGYTGGKLVGGDRGAVVGAITTMGVIVGTDIPMFMGAMMVGPLGGWAIKKFDNYIDGKVKSGFEMLVNNFSAGIIGMLCAILAFMFIGPFVKILSGGLAAGVNFLVSAHLLPLTSIFVEPAKILFLNNAINHGIFSPLGIQQASEAGQSIFFLIEANPGPGLGILLAYMVFGKGTARQTAGGASIIHFFGGIHEIYFPYILMNPRLILAAIAGGMTGVFVLVMFNAGIVSPASPGSIFAILLMTQKGSIVGVLASIAAATGVSFTVAALLMKTQTSTEEDGDKAALEKATSQMKEMKSGAKSESTVNAQNKGNIDLANVTSIIVACDAGMGSSAMGASMLRKKVQDAGLNIGVNNLAINSLTESADIVITHKDLTDRARKHAPNAHHISLTNFLNSEMYNQLVTKLLAAQKGAAANDEHNAKVSVLAANDDSYEPQQPSVFQIAPENIHLGLTASNKEDAIRFAGNKLVEMGYVEPEYVDAMFEREKLVPTYLGESIAVPHGTIEAKDKVKKTGIVICQYPAGIQFTDDQGDVAKLVIGIAAKNDEHIQVITTITNALDEPEAIETLTSTQDVAKILNILGNPQAA
- a CDS encoding TRAP transporter substrate-binding protein, with the protein product MLPSKLKLRSLLAGTLTLSLALSSFSALAAEKVYRLKLAETWGPNTPILGDATKNMAKLAEEMSNGRLKIRIDSANKHKAPLGIFDMVKSGQYDLGHSSSYYWKGKVPNTLYFSSMPFGMISTEQYAWFYRGGGMELMEKVYAPHNLLSFPGGNSDIQMGGWFKKEINSVEDLKGLKIRIPGFAGEVMAKVGAKPTNIAPGELYTSLERGTIDALEWVGPAFDLRMGFQKIAPYYYTAWHEPGSETQFLVNKKKWDSLPKDLQTILETAFRVAAFDMYTQAVDANANSWATMSAEYPDIKVRDFPPEVLKAMQTATTELLEQQASSDALAKEIIESQRQYLTKVRAWTDISSKAYLDTN
- the cgtA gene encoding Obg family GTPase CgtA, with translation MKFVDEAVVKVQAGDGGNGVVSFWREKFVAKGGPDGGDGGDGGDVYIQADENLNTLIDYRFQRFYEAERGENGRGGNCTGKRGKDKVLRVPVGTRAVDIHTNEIVAEVAEHGKKVMVAKGGWHGLGNTRFKSSVNRAPRQKTLGTKGEIREVRLELLLLADVGMLGLPNAGKSTFIRSVSAAKPKVADYPFTTLIPSLGVVSVVPEKSFVVADIPGLIEGAADGAGLGIRFLKHLERCRVLLHMIDIMPIDQSDPVQNALTIIDELEQYSEKLADKPRWLIFNKVDLMPEEEANEVIQNIIDALGWEEDYYKISAVNKQGTKELCYKLADFMENLPREEEEISEEEKVDFMWDDYHKDAIAGDDVITEDDDDWDDWDDEEDDGHVVYVRE
- the ispB gene encoding octaprenyl diphosphate synthase: MDFKAIQALTADDMAKVNETIHAQLNSDVSLINQLGFYIVSGGGKRIRPLLAVLSAKALGYKGEAHTTAAAFIEFIHTATLLHDDVVDESDMRRGKATANAAFGNAASVLVGDFIYTRSFQMMTELGSLKILKLMSDAVNVIAEGEVQQLMNCNDPDTSEESYMQVIYSKTARLFEAATQIGAILNEAPEEVELALQNYGKYLGTAFQLIDDVMDYTSDGKEMGKNVGDDLAEGKPTLPLLYAMRNGSAEQTEMIREAIEKSNGMERLNDILEAMEQTGSLEYTRQKAYQEADKAIAELKVLEESEYKQALVTLAHMAVHRTS
- the rpmA gene encoding 50S ribosomal protein L27 — protein: MAHKKAGGSTRNGRDSESKRLGVKRFGGESVLAGNIIVRQRGTKFHAGTNVGIGKDHTLFALTEGKVKFEVKGPKNRKFVSIEAE
- a CDS encoding lysophospholipid acyltransferase family protein, coding for MEVSSPFRLPKKTPFRLGESFTEWATGLNKLDKFYAQRPAGCDTQAFLRFTLEVLGIDYQVCKGSLSHIPQSGSTVIVANHPLGCVEGVILAELLLQIRSDVQILANQYLKTVPELDELFIGVDVFEGQNAHKANLKALRKAHQHLEQGGLLLLFPAGEVSQLVDRKAQRLEDKEWSRSVSSLIRKSRATTIPVFIDGQNSQRFYLAGKVHPLLRTLMLGRELLNKTHQKIQISIGSAIKYKEVNGLTDNQIVNYLRLNTYLLQSKTLTQQKQSSSANSFLPIATQLPIDDLEADLSTMPKDHLLLSSAEFDVYCTTAEHIPSILHEIGRLREYNFRQVGEGTGLDLDLDEFDRDYLHLFIWDREHRCLVGAYRLGLVDQLISKHGIKGLYSRTLFNFEQPFIDTMSQSIEMGRSVIDEKYQKSMAPLLLLWKGIAAYVDRNPEYTHLFGPVSISNDYSEQTRQLLAETMTLHHYDSEKAEYVTPSNPLSTSAPSWNTSMLTALADLQLLSRVIARIDDGKGVPVLLRQYLGLNGKLVSFNVDPAFNNALDGLIMVDLRDVPLKTLARYMGANQAEAYLKSHHIEL
- the rplU gene encoding 50S ribosomal protein L21; protein product: MYAVFQSGGKQHRVSEGQTLRLEKLDVETGATVEFDKVLLVANGEDIKVGAPLVEGGKVVAEVVQHGRGDKVKIVKFRRRKHSRKQQGHRQWFTEVKITGINA